A genomic region of Caulobacter sp. NIBR2454 contains the following coding sequences:
- the pcaF gene encoding 3-oxoadipyl-CoA thiolase — MQGRTVYLCSGFRTPIGRFGGGLSKVRADDLAAHPLKALMAAHHKVDWDRLDEVIYGCVNQAGEDNRNVARMALLLAGLPVRTPAVTVNRLCASGLESVIQGARMIATGDAEFVVAGGVEHMTRSPFVMGKAETAFQRSNEIFDTTIGWRFINPAMRKAYGVDAMPETAENVAEDYQIARADQDAFAFRSQQRAAAAIKAGYFEGEIAPITVFDKKKETVLSADEHPRPDTTLEALQALKPIVREGGTVTAGNASGINDGAAAMILATEEIAREFGLEPIARVEGGAAGGVAPRIMGVGPIPAVETLTKRLGITAKDFDIIELNEAFAAQALACTRAWGLADDAEHVNPHGGAIALGHPLGASGARLAITAARAMKARGGKRALASMCIGVGQGGALALASV, encoded by the coding sequence ATGCAAGGGCGGACAGTCTATCTGTGCAGCGGATTTCGGACGCCCATAGGCCGGTTCGGCGGCGGGCTGTCCAAGGTGCGGGCCGACGATCTGGCCGCTCATCCGCTGAAGGCGTTGATGGCCGCGCATCACAAGGTCGACTGGGATCGCCTGGACGAGGTGATCTACGGCTGCGTCAACCAGGCGGGCGAGGACAACCGCAACGTCGCGCGTATGGCTCTGCTGCTGGCGGGCCTGCCGGTGCGGACCCCGGCTGTGACCGTCAATCGCCTCTGCGCCTCCGGCCTGGAGTCGGTTATCCAGGGTGCGCGGATGATCGCTACCGGCGACGCCGAGTTCGTGGTCGCCGGCGGGGTGGAGCACATGACCCGCTCGCCGTTCGTCATGGGCAAGGCCGAGACCGCCTTCCAGCGCAGCAACGAGATCTTCGACACCACCATCGGCTGGCGCTTCATCAACCCCGCCATGCGTAAGGCCTACGGCGTCGACGCCATGCCGGAGACGGCCGAGAACGTGGCCGAGGACTACCAGATCGCCCGCGCCGACCAGGACGCCTTCGCGTTCCGCAGCCAGCAGCGCGCCGCCGCCGCGATCAAGGCGGGCTACTTCGAGGGCGAGATCGCCCCGATCACGGTGTTCGACAAGAAGAAGGAGACGGTGCTGTCCGCTGACGAACACCCGCGCCCCGACACCACGCTGGAGGCGCTGCAGGCGCTCAAACCCATCGTGCGTGAGGGCGGCACGGTCACGGCCGGCAACGCGTCGGGCATCAATGACGGGGCGGCGGCCATGATCCTGGCCACAGAAGAGATCGCCCGCGAATTCGGCCTGGAGCCCATCGCCCGGGTCGAGGGCGGGGCTGCCGGCGGCGTCGCGCCACGCATCATGGGGGTGGGTCCGATCCCGGCGGTGGAGACCCTGACCAAGCGTCTTGGCATCACCGCCAAGGACTTCGACATCATCGAGCTGAACGAGGCCTTCGCCGCCCAGGCCCTGGCCTGCACGCGCGCCTGGGGTCTGGCCGACGACGCCGAACATGTGAATCCGCATGGCGGCGCCATCGCCCTGGGCCACCCGCTGGGCGCCAGCGGAGCCCGGCTGGCGATCACCGCCGCGCGGGCGATGAAAGCCCGCGGCGGCAAGCGCGCTCTGGCCAGCATGTGCATCGGGGTTGGCCAAGGCGGGGCGCTTGCATTAGCAAGCGTCTGA
- a CDS encoding DUF3253 domain-containing protein, giving the protein MTSPIEDALLSAIALLPEGKSADPVKVAQSVEPERWRRILPHVRNVAIGLARENKLVILRHNKPADPGKFKGVWRYRALTAAEVAAGGPTFVQAYGTDEDGLD; this is encoded by the coding sequence ATGACCTCTCCCATCGAAGACGCCCTGCTTTCCGCCATCGCCCTCTTGCCCGAAGGCAAGTCGGCCGATCCCGTCAAGGTCGCCCAGAGCGTCGAGCCCGAGCGCTGGCGCCGGATTCTGCCGCATGTGCGCAACGTGGCCATCGGCCTCGCCCGCGAGAACAAGCTGGTGATCCTGCGTCACAACAAGCCGGCCGACCCCGGCAAGTTCAAGGGCGTCTGGCGCTACCGCGCCCTGACCGCCGCCGAAGTCGCCGCCGGCGGTCCGACCTTCGTCCAGGCCTACGGAACCGACGAGGACGGCCTCGATTAG
- a CDS encoding uracil-DNA glycosylase family protein produces MSSLDAVLADIAACRACAGELAHEPRPVVRVSPQTRILICGQAPGRLVHETGLPFNDPSGNRLRGWMGVDRETFYANPAIGVAAMAFCFPGTNPKGGDYPPPTRCAKLWRTKLLDSLPKMELTLLVGWHAQAWALGPRSMENMTQTVRAWERYLPQFLPMPHPSWRNTSWLKKNPWFDAEVVPYLQDRVAKLLKA; encoded by the coding sequence ATGAGTTCGCTCGACGCCGTTCTCGCTGATATCGCCGCCTGCCGCGCCTGCGCTGGCGAGCTCGCGCATGAGCCTCGGCCCGTGGTTCGCGTTTCGCCTCAGACCCGCATCCTGATCTGCGGCCAGGCGCCCGGACGACTGGTGCATGAGACGGGCCTGCCGTTCAACGACCCGTCCGGAAACCGCCTGCGTGGCTGGATGGGTGTCGACCGCGAGACGTTCTACGCGAACCCCGCGATCGGGGTGGCGGCCATGGCCTTCTGCTTTCCAGGCACAAATCCCAAGGGCGGTGACTATCCGCCTCCGACCCGCTGCGCCAAGCTGTGGCGCACAAAGCTGCTCGACAGCCTGCCCAAGATGGAGCTGACCCTTCTGGTTGGTTGGCATGCTCAGGCCTGGGCGTTGGGGCCTCGTTCCATGGAGAACATGACCCAGACCGTGCGGGCCTGGGAACGATACCTGCCGCAGTTCCTGCCCATGCCGCATCCGTCCTGGCGCAACACGTCGTGGCTGAAGAAGAACCCCTGGTTCGACGCCGAGGTGGTTCCCTATCTGCAAGATCGTGTGGCTAAACTGCTCAAGGCATGA
- a CDS encoding alpha/beta fold hydrolase, which translates to MNRRVFLFSSAAMTAAACAPMVQSRGTPGLGFSGPHLTSDAFVSIDGARLGLSHWVSDEEPWAVIAGLHGMNDYANAFHFWGEWGQARGIATYAIDQRGFGRSPERGVWGGDDLMVDDVRALCAVLRAKHPKAIIAIAGISMGGAVAIDAMASDPAPDADRTLLLSPAVWGWSEQPLPNRAMLWLSAHTIRSKVWTPPAWLTRKVRPTDNIDELYRMGTDRQMIWGARSDTLYGLVDMMDRGQERIGAVRGPVAYFYGANDEIIPKKPARKAAAQLPPEARSAYYAKGFHLLLVDHQREAVFADMVAFLKDPGAPFPSGAPPIVAAPESGLVTRAPEA; encoded by the coding sequence ATGAACCGGCGCGTCTTCCTCTTCAGTTCGGCGGCGATGACCGCCGCGGCCTGTGCGCCCATGGTGCAGTCGCGGGGCACGCCAGGGCTCGGCTTTTCCGGCCCACACCTGACATCCGACGCCTTCGTCAGCATCGACGGCGCGCGGTTGGGCCTGTCGCACTGGGTTTCGGATGAGGAACCCTGGGCGGTGATCGCCGGCCTGCACGGCATGAACGACTACGCCAACGCCTTCCATTTCTGGGGCGAGTGGGGGCAGGCGAGGGGAATCGCCACCTACGCCATCGACCAGCGTGGTTTCGGCAGGTCTCCCGAACGCGGCGTATGGGGCGGCGACGATCTGATGGTGGACGATGTCCGCGCCCTCTGCGCCGTCCTGCGGGCCAAGCACCCCAAGGCCATCATCGCTATCGCCGGGATCAGCATGGGCGGGGCGGTGGCCATCGACGCCATGGCGTCCGATCCCGCGCCGGACGCCGACCGCACCCTGTTGCTGTCGCCGGCGGTTTGGGGCTGGTCCGAACAGCCCCTGCCAAACCGCGCCATGCTGTGGCTGAGCGCCCATACGATCCGGTCCAAGGTCTGGACGCCGCCGGCTTGGCTGACCCGCAAGGTGCGGCCCACCGACAATATCGACGAACTCTACCGCATGGGCACGGACCGCCAGATGATCTGGGGCGCGAGGTCGGACACCCTTTATGGTCTCGTCGACATGATGGATCGGGGCCAGGAGCGTATCGGCGCGGTAAGGGGGCCGGTAGCCTACTTCTACGGCGCCAACGACGAGATCATCCCCAAGAAGCCGGCGCGCAAGGCGGCGGCCCAACTGCCGCCCGAGGCGCGCAGCGCGTACTATGCCAAGGGCTTCCACCTGCTGCTGGTCGATCACCAGCGCGAGGCGGTCTTCGCCGACATGGTCGCGTTCCTGAAGGACCCCGGCGCTCCGTTCCCATCGGGCGCCCCGCCCATCGTCGCAGCGCCAGAGTCAGGGCTTGTGACTCGCGCCCCGGAGGCGTAG
- a CDS encoding Leu/Phe/Val dehydrogenase — translation MTLFDSPAFEGHEGVHTFFDEKTGLKTIISVHSTALGPAAGGCRMWAYPDAEAALTDALKLSRAMSYKNAMADIGLGGGKAVIIGDSRTQKTPELFEAFGRAVDAVGGRYWTAEDVGVSPEDLQNARKQTRYVAGLEGHAAASGDPSPVTAEGVFRGVKLCVERAYNRDLNGVTVAIQGVGHVGAYLAEKLHAAGAKLVIADVNQTALDEIAAKTGAKIVSTDAIFDVDAEVFAPCALGGAVNADTLPRLKGKVVAGGANNQLATPEIGRILFDKGMLYAPDYVINGGGIINVAGEIRALEAGGAFDPAWVEGKLSTLMLTLGEVLDRSVAEKRPTHEVANEMAKARIAAGRS, via the coding sequence ATGACTCTTTTCGATTCCCCGGCCTTCGAGGGCCATGAAGGCGTTCACACCTTCTTCGACGAAAAGACTGGCCTTAAAACCATCATCTCCGTTCACTCCACGGCCCTTGGCCCAGCAGCCGGCGGTTGCCGCATGTGGGCCTATCCGGACGCCGAAGCGGCCCTGACCGACGCCCTGAAGCTGTCGCGCGCCATGTCCTACAAGAACGCCATGGCCGACATCGGCTTGGGCGGCGGCAAGGCCGTGATCATCGGCGACAGCCGCACCCAAAAGACCCCTGAGCTGTTCGAGGCGTTCGGCCGTGCGGTGGACGCCGTCGGCGGCCGCTACTGGACCGCAGAGGACGTCGGCGTCTCGCCGGAAGATCTGCAGAACGCCCGCAAGCAGACCCGCTATGTCGCCGGCCTGGAAGGCCATGCGGCCGCCTCGGGCGATCCCAGCCCGGTGACCGCCGAGGGTGTGTTCCGGGGCGTGAAGCTGTGCGTCGAGCGCGCGTACAATCGAGACCTGAACGGCGTCACCGTCGCGATCCAGGGCGTGGGCCATGTCGGCGCCTATCTGGCCGAAAAGCTGCACGCCGCGGGCGCCAAGCTGGTGATCGCCGACGTTAATCAGACCGCCCTGGATGAAATCGCAGCCAAGACAGGCGCCAAGATCGTCTCGACCGACGCCATCTTCGACGTGGACGCCGAGGTGTTCGCCCCCTGCGCCCTGGGCGGCGCGGTCAACGCCGACACCCTCCCGCGCCTCAAAGGCAAGGTCGTCGCCGGCGGCGCCAACAACCAGCTGGCCACGCCGGAAATCGGCCGCATCCTGTTCGACAAGGGCATGCTGTATGCCCCCGACTACGTCATCAACGGCGGCGGCATCATCAATGTGGCCGGCGAAATCCGCGCCCTGGAAGCCGGAGGCGCGTTCGACCCGGCCTGGGTCGAGGGCAAGCTATCGACCCTGATGTTGACCCTAGGCGAAGTGCTCGATCGTTCGGTCGCCGAAAAGCGTCCGACCCACGAAGTGGCCAACGAAATGGCCAAGGCCCGCATCGCGGCGGGCCGTTCTTAA
- a CDS encoding flavin-containing monooxygenase gives MNAPFKPAGQAPAKPDVDVAILGSGFSGLGMAIALLKDGRRDFVILEKAASVGGTWRDNTYPGCACDVPSHLYSFSFEPNPEWSRMYPTQPEIRAYLERVADKYDLRPYLRFGKTVTDLTFDEAGGFWKVTSDDGQTLTARVVVSGTGGLSRPVLPSIKGMDSFKGKAFHSAWWDHDEDLTGKTVAVIGTGASAIQFVPQIAPKVKSLTLFQRTPPWIVPKLDRPMHGWEKALFKAAPVFQKLLRGFIYTRMESRAAAFVFKPEAMAKSEALARQYIDAVITDPALREKVTPNYRMGCKRILISNDYYPALNRENVALVTDGIAEITPSGVRTTDGIEHKADVIIYGTGFAATDALSPTQVHGRGGRHLNAEWAAGAQAYLGVTVSGYPNFFMLMGPNTGLGHNSIVYMIESQIRHVMDGLRRMEAAGAAWMDPKREAQNQFNAFVQERVGKTVWNSGGCKSWYLTADGRNTTIWPGFTFDYRRRVKAVDPTAYDMERVRAEA, from the coding sequence ATGAACGCGCCCTTCAAGCCGGCGGGCCAGGCGCCCGCCAAGCCGGACGTGGACGTCGCCATCCTGGGCTCGGGTTTCTCCGGGCTAGGCATGGCCATCGCCCTGCTCAAGGACGGGCGGCGGGACTTCGTCATCCTGGAGAAGGCCGCCAGCGTCGGCGGCACCTGGCGCGACAACACCTATCCGGGGTGCGCCTGCGACGTGCCCAGCCACCTCTATTCCTTCTCCTTCGAGCCGAACCCGGAATGGTCGCGGATGTACCCGACCCAGCCGGAGATCCGCGCCTATCTGGAGCGGGTGGCCGACAAGTACGACCTGCGACCCTATCTGCGGTTCGGCAAGACGGTCACCGACCTGACCTTCGACGAGGCCGGGGGGTTCTGGAAAGTGACCAGCGACGATGGCCAGACCCTGACCGCCCGCGTGGTGGTGTCGGGGACCGGCGGGCTTTCGCGCCCTGTGCTGCCGAGCATAAAAGGCATGGACAGCTTCAAGGGAAAGGCCTTTCACTCGGCCTGGTGGGATCATGACGAGGACCTGACCGGCAAGACGGTCGCGGTGATCGGCACGGGCGCCAGCGCCATTCAGTTTGTCCCGCAGATCGCGCCGAAGGTGAAGTCGCTAACCCTGTTCCAGCGCACTCCGCCCTGGATCGTGCCCAAGCTGGACCGACCGATGCACGGCTGGGAAAAGGCCTTGTTCAAGGCCGCCCCGGTGTTCCAGAAGTTGCTGCGCGGCTTCATCTACACCCGCATGGAAAGCCGCGCGGCGGCCTTCGTCTTCAAGCCTGAAGCCATGGCCAAGTCCGAGGCGCTGGCGCGCCAGTACATCGACGCGGTTATCACCGACCCGGCCCTGCGCGAAAAGGTGACGCCCAACTATCGCATGGGCTGCAAGCGCATCCTGATCTCAAACGACTACTATCCGGCCCTGAACCGGGAGAACGTGGCGCTGGTCACCGACGGCATCGCCGAGATCACGCCCAGCGGCGTGCGGACCACCGACGGGATCGAGCACAAGGCCGACGTCATCATCTATGGGACGGGCTTCGCGGCCACCGACGCCCTGTCGCCGACCCAGGTGCATGGACGCGGCGGCAGGCACCTGAACGCCGAATGGGCGGCCGGGGCTCAGGCCTATCTGGGCGTGACGGTCAGCGGCTATCCCAACTTCTTCATGCTGATGGGCCCCAACACGGGCCTGGGCCACAACTCGATCGTCTACATGATCGAGAGCCAGATCCGGCACGTCATGGACGGCCTGCGCCGGATGGAGGCCGCCGGGGCGGCCTGGATGGACCCCAAGCGCGAGGCGCAGAACCAGTTCAACGCCTTCGTCCAGGAACGGGTCGGCAAGACCGTCTGGAATTCCGGCGGCTGCAAGAGCTGGTACCTGACCGCGGACGGTCGCAATACGACCATCTGGCCCGGCTTCACCTTCGACTATCGGCGCCGTGTGAAGGCGGTCGACCCGACCGCCTACGACATGGAGCGGGTTAGGGCCGAGGCTTAA
- a CDS encoding transglutaminase family protein: protein MTRLRIRHETRYTYERPVRFGPQRLMLRPRDSHAARIVEATLELSPLGAVRWVYDALGNCVCWYTPDTPSTELVIVSNLLIERFPAPLSPFEIGDPHTATPIVYDREDRTALEPFMAPATDDEALGLLTWLRSQMGRADEPALDFLLRLNSAIHQEFAYGARHDEGTQSPAETLRLGSGTCRDFAWLMVEGLRRLGYAARFVTGYLYSAKASKVRGASATHAWVEVFLPGLGWMEFDPTNGLAESPDLIAVASARTPSQAAPVSGSIFGDPGDSHLDVKVDVQLAGPVLGAA from the coding sequence ATGACGCGGCTGCGTATTCGCCACGAGACCCGTTACACCTACGAGCGTCCGGTGCGGTTTGGTCCGCAGCGCCTGATGCTGCGTCCGCGCGACAGTCATGCCGCCCGCATCGTGGAGGCGACGCTAGAGTTGTCTCCGCTAGGCGCGGTTCGCTGGGTCTATGACGCGCTGGGAAATTGCGTGTGCTGGTACACCCCCGACACCCCCTCGACCGAACTGGTCATCGTCAGCAACCTGCTGATCGAGCGCTTTCCCGCTCCCCTGTCGCCCTTCGAGATTGGCGATCCGCACACCGCCACGCCCATCGTCTATGACCGCGAGGATCGCACGGCGTTAGAGCCTTTCATGGCGCCTGCTACGGACGACGAGGCGCTGGGCCTTTTGACGTGGCTGCGCAGCCAGATGGGACGCGCCGATGAACCCGCTCTTGATTTCCTGCTCAGGCTCAACAGCGCCATTCATCAGGAGTTCGCCTACGGAGCTCGCCACGATGAAGGCACACAGAGCCCCGCGGAAACCTTGCGTCTGGGGTCGGGGACGTGCCGCGACTTCGCGTGGCTGATGGTGGAGGGGCTGCGCCGTCTCGGCTACGCGGCGCGCTTCGTCACTGGCTATCTCTACAGCGCCAAGGCCAGCAAGGTGCGGGGCGCGAGCGCGACCCACGCCTGGGTCGAGGTTTTCCTGCCCGGCCTGGGCTGGATGGAGTTCGACCCGACCAACGGGCTGGCGGAGTCGCCGGACCTGATCGCCGTCGCCTCGGCGCGCACGCCGTCCCAGGCGGCGCCGGTTTCAGGCTCGATTTTCGGCGATCCGGGCGATTCTCACCTGGACGTGAAGGTCGACGTCCAACTCGCCGGACCTGTCCTGGGAGCCGCGTGA
- a CDS encoding putative DNA modification/repair radical SAM protein, which translates to MAVLDLKSKLAILSDAAKYDASCASSGGQKRNSLGGKGVGSTEGMGICHAYAPDGRCISLLKILLTNFCIYDCAYCINRSSSNVKRARFTVEEVVDLTLGFYKRNYIEGLFLSSGIIRSGDYTMEEMVRVARTLREVHDFRGYIHLKLIPEASAALVLEAGLYADRVSINIELPKDESLTALAPEKDVGVIKKAMGGVRLAIEERAPRKKDRVQPKKYVTGQSTQLIVGADAATDGDILARSENLYGSYSLKRVYYSAFSPIPDSSSRLPPQKPPLMREHRLYQADWLMRFYGFERGEIVGVGQNLDLAVDPKLAWALANRDRFPVDVNKADREMLLRIPGLGVKSVDGLVALRRQKRVRLEDLKKLCGSEKKLRPFVIADDWTPGPLSDADDLTAHLPRETPPQQLSLF; encoded by the coding sequence ATGGCCGTTCTTGATCTGAAGTCCAAGCTCGCAATCTTGTCCGATGCGGCCAAGTACGACGCGTCCTGCGCTTCTTCAGGCGGCCAGAAACGCAATTCCCTGGGCGGCAAGGGCGTCGGCTCGACCGAGGGCATGGGCATCTGCCACGCCTATGCGCCGGACGGGCGGTGCATAAGCCTACTGAAAATCCTTCTGACCAACTTCTGCATCTACGACTGCGCCTACTGCATCAACCGTTCGTCCTCGAACGTGAAGCGGGCGCGGTTCACGGTGGAGGAGGTTGTCGACCTCACCCTGGGCTTCTACAAGCGCAACTATATCGAGGGGCTTTTCCTCTCATCCGGCATCATCCGCAGCGGCGACTACACCATGGAGGAGATGGTGCGGGTGGCCCGGACGCTGCGCGAGGTCCACGATTTCCGCGGCTACATCCACCTCAAGCTGATCCCGGAGGCCTCGGCGGCCCTAGTGCTGGAGGCGGGGCTCTATGCCGATCGCGTCTCGATCAACATCGAGCTACCCAAGGACGAGAGCCTGACCGCCCTCGCGCCGGAAAAGGATGTCGGGGTCATCAAGAAGGCCATGGGCGGCGTGCGCCTGGCCATCGAGGAGCGCGCGCCGCGGAAGAAGGACCGCGTCCAGCCCAAGAAGTATGTCACCGGCCAGTCGACCCAGCTGATCGTTGGCGCCGATGCCGCCACCGACGGCGACATCCTGGCGCGGAGCGAGAACCTCTACGGTTCCTACAGCCTCAAGCGGGTCTACTACTCGGCATTCAGTCCGATCCCCGACAGCTCCAGCCGCCTGCCGCCGCAAAAGCCGCCGCTGATGCGCGAGCACCGTCTGTATCAGGCCGACTGGCTGATGCGGTTCTATGGCTTTGAGCGGGGCGAGATTGTCGGCGTGGGCCAGAACCTGGATCTGGCCGTCGATCCCAAGCTGGCCTGGGCCTTGGCCAATCGCGACCGTTTCCCCGTGGATGTGAACAAGGCCGATCGGGAGATGCTGCTGCGGATCCCGGGCCTGGGCGTCAAATCTGTGGATGGGCTTGTCGCCTTGCGTCGCCAGAAGCGGGTTCGGCTAGAAGATCTGAAAAAGCTGTGCGGCTCGGAGAAGAAGTTGCGCCCCTTCGTCATCGCCGATGACTGGACCCCCGGCCCATTGAGCGACGCCGACGACCTGACCGCGCACCTGCCGCGCGAAACGCCGCCGCAGCAGTTGAGTCTCTTTTAA
- a CDS encoding UdgX family uracil-DNA binding protein (This protein belongs to the uracil DNA glycosylase superfamily, members of which act in excision repair of DNA. However, it belongs more specifically to UdgX branch, whose founding member was found to bind uracil in DNA (where it does not belong), without cleaving it, appears to promote DNA repair by a pathway involving RecA, rather than base excision.) yields MHVARLAGEIDFDSWRREARTLRAQGVPPEQVSWTVGGEGDLFADEPAVAVVEPVFTVSREFVELAQQVILHRSPDRLPLLYRLLWRLRDEPNLLELITDPEVLQARHFAQSVSRAKHKMKAFVRFRLLEDVEPESYAAWFEPPHRVTEAMAPFFARRFAGMNWSILTPDACAHWDGVRLSFTPGADASQAPSEDALEGAWSTYFASIFNPARLNTSAMQQHMPKRYWRNLPEARLIPDLIATAQERTAAMVQSAPTTPSRRTMKAALRMARDRPAEGGAPTTLEEVAAGVDVCRRCDLWRDATQGVAGEGPGRAKLMFVGEQPGDQEDLAGHPFVGPAGKVLDRALAEAGVPRAETYVTNAVKHFKHEPRGKRRLHKTPDRGEVQACRWWLDAERRIVRPRVIVALGATAALSVFGKPTAIAANRGQALQLPDQAQAVVTYHPSFLLRVPDEAAKAKAYAEFVQDLRFAWSLAA; encoded by the coding sequence ATGCACGTCGCACGACTGGCGGGTGAGATCGACTTCGATAGCTGGCGCCGAGAGGCGCGCACCCTGCGGGCCCAGGGCGTACCCCCCGAACAGGTCAGCTGGACCGTCGGCGGGGAGGGGGACCTGTTCGCGGACGAGCCAGCCGTCGCGGTAGTCGAACCGGTCTTCACCGTCTCGCGCGAGTTCGTGGAATTGGCGCAGCAGGTGATCCTGCATCGTTCGCCTGACCGGTTGCCGCTGCTCTACCGGTTGCTGTGGCGGCTGCGGGACGAGCCGAACCTGCTGGAGCTGATCACCGATCCCGAAGTGCTACAGGCGCGCCACTTCGCCCAATCGGTCAGCCGCGCAAAGCACAAGATGAAGGCCTTCGTCCGTTTTCGCCTGCTGGAGGATGTCGAGCCCGAAAGCTACGCGGCCTGGTTCGAGCCGCCGCATCGTGTGACCGAGGCGATGGCGCCGTTCTTCGCTCGGCGCTTCGCCGGGATGAATTGGTCGATTCTAACGCCCGACGCCTGCGCCCACTGGGACGGCGTGAGGTTGAGCTTCACGCCCGGAGCGGACGCCTCCCAGGCTCCGTCGGAAGATGCGTTGGAAGGCGCGTGGTCCACCTACTTCGCTTCGATCTTCAATCCGGCCCGGCTGAACACTTCGGCCATGCAGCAGCACATGCCAAAGCGCTACTGGCGCAACCTTCCCGAGGCGCGGCTCATTCCCGACCTGATCGCCACCGCCCAGGAGAGGACCGCGGCCATGGTCCAGAGCGCCCCGACCACGCCCTCCAGACGCACCATGAAGGCGGCTCTGCGCATGGCTCGCGACAGGCCGGCCGAGGGTGGGGCGCCCACCACGCTGGAGGAAGTCGCCGCTGGCGTCGATGTCTGCCGCCGCTGCGACTTGTGGCGCGACGCCACGCAAGGCGTGGCCGGCGAGGGGCCGGGACGGGCCAAGCTGATGTTCGTGGGCGAGCAGCCGGGGGACCAGGAGGATTTGGCCGGCCATCCCTTCGTCGGCCCCGCAGGCAAGGTGCTCGATCGCGCCCTGGCAGAGGCCGGCGTCCCGCGTGCGGAGACCTACGTCACCAACGCCGTGAAGCACTTCAAGCACGAGCCGCGCGGCAAGCGGCGGCTGCATAAGACTCCCGACCGCGGCGAGGTTCAGGCCTGCCGCTGGTGGCTGGACGCCGAGCGCCGCATCGTCCGCCCACGCGTGATCGTCGCCTTGGGCGCCACGGCGGCTCTATCGGTGTTTGGAAAGCCCACGGCCATCGCCGCCAATCGCGGCCAAGCGCTGCAGCTACCGGATCAGGCCCAGGCGGTGGTCACCTACCACCCGTCGTTCCTGCTGCGCGTGCCGGATGAGGCGGCGAAGGCGAAAGCCTATGCCGAGTTCGTGCAGGATCTGAGGTTCGCCTGGAGCCTGGCGGCCTAG
- a CDS encoding TetR/AcrR family transcriptional regulator, whose protein sequence is MSVSLEVESADEAQIEAVTKNLVFVAAERLFALHGFQNVSVRDITAEAGVNLASVNYHFGSKDALLFEIFRRRTTELNRERARLLHEANDRHGGKPPVREILAALFIPPLRWMAPENDRRISLQFLIRARSEGTEEIRTILRTDVTHLRRFSDALTGARPDLPDVEVYWRLHFVLGMLHNNRFAEFDRMNALAEGRMGEDDTNALLERMLDFAEVGFNR, encoded by the coding sequence CTGTCCGTGAGTCTCGAAGTTGAAAGCGCCGACGAGGCGCAGATCGAAGCCGTCACCAAGAATTTGGTGTTCGTGGCCGCCGAGCGGCTGTTTGCCCTGCACGGCTTTCAGAACGTATCGGTGCGCGACATCACCGCCGAGGCCGGCGTGAATCTGGCGTCGGTGAACTATCACTTCGGCTCCAAGGACGCCCTGCTGTTCGAGATCTTCCGTCGCCGGACGACGGAGCTGAACCGCGAACGCGCACGCCTATTGCACGAAGCCAATGACCGTCACGGCGGCAAGCCGCCGGTGCGGGAAATCCTGGCCGCCCTATTCATTCCGCCCCTGCGCTGGATGGCGCCGGAGAACGACCGCCGCATCTCCCTGCAGTTTTTGATCCGCGCGCGCAGTGAGGGTACGGAGGAAATCCGCACCATCCTGCGCACCGACGTGACGCACCTGCGCCGCTTCTCGGACGCCCTGACCGGCGCGCGGCCGGATCTGCCGGATGTGGAGGTCTACTGGCGGCTGCACTTTGTGCTGGGCATGCTGCACAACAACCGTTTCGCCGAGTTCGACCGCATGAACGCCTTGGCCGAAGGCCGGATGGGCGAGGACGACACCAACGCCCTGCTCGAGCGCATGCTCGACTTCGCAGAGGTCGGCTTCAACCGCTAG